In Neisseriaceae bacterium CLB008, one genomic interval encodes:
- a CDS encoding TonB-dependent receptor, producing MTQNKIALLVSGLLAMGLGQAQAAQGEEVATSYAIPAGQLANALNQFAQASRINLAFSPSLTQGLTTKGLQGSYTPAKGLRQLLAGHNLRLVAENGTYSIRSAQDTAATGAGNIEDVIVIGSRQVNPSPGRVYLDKEQLERYRGTGNGDVFQGISGVQVNSLRNEAGALDIGIRGVQGEGRVPVYIDGSLQSTHTFRGYQGESDRTYVDMDLISSVVTDKGASASKYGTGAIGGLVQMKTLGVDDILLPGQSYGVLLKGSLFNNNKTPNVPSDERGQQSYALSDGQKSRHFKNGAFTVGFAYQDERFDFVTAYNHRKVGNYFAGKKGRDRFNPDQAMISPGQEVVNTSYESDSGIAKLGINLTDSQRLELNFRRHLQKAGEVLSFYWFKSERPDGDHMPQWMPGSARVSASSVEHRYQPADNPLINLTTSFWQTKAKMHQYNGLSMSPGAMYGNQYLGSAADDRHGLNIQNISVLSSLPLTLNYGVTLDQQRMQPRNLYQRESSRDAKREEQSMFLNLNYAAAVADVNLNSRLHKGRITDFNGSKLYQTTDTLKYDYHTKFDWLGHLAVHLDDHLDVFAQYSNSYRNPSLFEGSSSNETFSFDWHYPLKPENARSYELGFKGQYQNLINNSDRLTFKANYFHNDIKNFVTAGTHKSAPGAAWWASTSYTFVNYNRFLMKGYELSLAYDSPRFFIDVNATLYNKPKICPDSANVCSEAGGEWSLIPARIAPKRLLNLAVGAYFLDRDLSVGARLRYHSAKHNPKGWLNGTGISGRAVEEIPAEKIVDLFAKYKVNKHAEVTVNVDNLTNRYTFDPGTVIGMPMPGRTVKMGLSMRF from the coding sequence ATGACTCAAAATAAAATAGCGCTGTTGGTGTCTGGCCTGCTGGCGATGGGGCTAGGGCAAGCGCAGGCAGCTCAGGGCGAAGAAGTTGCCACGAGCTACGCCATACCGGCTGGACAGCTGGCGAATGCTTTAAATCAATTCGCTCAGGCCAGCCGCATCAATCTTGCCTTTTCACCCAGCCTGACTCAGGGTTTAACCACCAAGGGCCTACAAGGCTCGTATACACCGGCTAAAGGGCTGCGTCAGCTATTGGCGGGACATAACCTGCGATTGGTCGCCGAGAATGGCACCTATAGCATCCGTTCGGCCCAGGATACTGCCGCTACCGGAGCAGGCAATATCGAGGATGTGATCGTCATCGGCAGCCGCCAAGTAAACCCAAGCCCTGGCCGGGTTTATTTAGATAAAGAACAGCTTGAGCGCTATCGGGGCACCGGTAACGGCGATGTGTTCCAAGGGATTTCTGGGGTTCAGGTGAATAGTTTGCGCAATGAGGCGGGGGCTTTGGACATCGGCATTCGTGGGGTGCAGGGCGAAGGACGCGTGCCGGTATACATTGACGGCAGTTTGCAGTCGACCCATACCTTTCGAGGCTATCAAGGCGAGAGCGATCGCACCTATGTGGACATGGACTTAATCAGTTCTGTGGTCACCGATAAGGGGGCGAGCGCGAGCAAGTACGGCACGGGGGCGATTGGCGGATTGGTGCAAATGAAAACCCTGGGCGTGGACGACATCTTGCTGCCCGGGCAATCATATGGTGTCTTGTTAAAGGGCAGCTTGTTTAACAATAATAAAACCCCGAACGTGCCAAGTGATGAGCGGGGGCAGCAGAGCTATGCCTTAAGCGATGGCCAAAAGTCGCGTCATTTTAAGAACGGTGCGTTTACGGTGGGTTTTGCCTATCAAGACGAACGCTTTGACTTTGTTACGGCCTATAACCACCGTAAAGTCGGCAATTATTTTGCCGGTAAAAAAGGCCGAGACCGATTCAACCCCGATCAAGCCATGATCAGCCCAGGTCAAGAGGTGGTGAATACCAGCTACGAAAGCGATTCTGGCATTGCCAAACTGGGCATTAATCTGACCGACTCACAGCGTTTAGAGCTGAATTTCCGCCGCCACCTGCAAAAAGCCGGCGAGGTATTGTCCTTTTACTGGTTTAAAAGCGAGCGGCCCGATGGCGATCACATGCCGCAATGGATGCCGGGCTCAGCACGCGTCAGTGCCTCCAGCGTCGAGCATCGATATCAGCCAGCGGACAATCCTTTAATCAATTTAACCACCAGCTTTTGGCAGACGAAGGCCAAAATGCATCAGTATAATGGTTTAAGTATGAGTCCAGGCGCCATGTATGGCAATCAATACCTAGGCAGTGCCGCCGATGACCGACATGGCTTGAACATACAAAACATCAGCGTTTTGTCGAGCCTACCCTTGACGCTTAACTATGGCGTCACGTTGGATCAGCAGCGCATGCAGCCGCGCAATTTATATCAAAGAGAGTCTAGTCGCGACGCGAAGCGGGAAGAGCAATCGATGTTCTTAAATCTTAATTATGCTGCGGCTGTGGCCGATGTCAATCTGAATAGCCGCCTGCATAAAGGCAGGATTACCGATTTTAATGGCTCTAAGCTCTATCAAACGACAGATACTTTAAAATATGATTATCATACGAAGTTTGATTGGCTTGGCCATTTGGCGGTCCATCTGGACGACCACTTAGATGTGTTTGCTCAATACAGCAATAGTTATCGTAACCCCAGCCTGTTTGAAGGGTCTAGTTCGAATGAGACCTTTAGCTTTGATTGGCACTATCCCCTTAAGCCGGAAAATGCGCGTAGCTATGAATTAGGCTTTAAAGGTCAGTATCAAAACTTAATCAACAACAGCGATAGGCTCACTTTTAAGGCCAATTATTTTCACAATGACATCAAGAATTTTGTGACGGCCGGCACCCATAAGAGTGCGCCTGGCGCGGCTTGGTGGGCTTCGACCAGCTATACTTTTGTGAACTACAACCGTTTCTTGATGAAGGGATATGAGCTGAGCTTAGCCTATGACAGCCCTAGATTCTTTATTGATGTTAATGCCACTTTATACAATAAACCCAAAATTTGCCCAGACAGCGCCAATGTGTGCTCTGAGGCCGGTGGGGAGTGGAGCCTGATTCCAGCTAGGATCGCGCCTAAGCGCTTGCTGAACCTAGCCGTTGGCGCCTATTTCCTCGATCGAGATTTAAGCGTCGGCGCCCGTTTGCGCTACCATTCGGCCAAGCACAATCCTAAGGGGTGGTTGAACGGTACCGGCATCAGTGGCCGCGCCGTAGAGGAAATTCCAGCGGAGAAAATCGTGGATTTATTTGCTAAGTATAAGGTGAATAAGCACGCAGAAGTGACCGTCAACGTGGACAACTTAACCAACCGTTATACCTTTGATCCGGGCACCGTGATTGGCATGCCGATGCCAGGGCGGACGGTGAAAATGGGTTTGAGCATGCGCTTCTAA
- a CDS encoding FecR domain-containing protein has product MMQPTDEQIKAAIEWHLHFIDTEQDAAQDQAFQAWLAADGRHQAAWATLASMHQGWQAGSEPAAAALQKLAVLQAEPNVFASARPYLRQQAKRHKQTLASAVLLCLGLGVLLQSHWGTWLMADHRSGLGERQQVRLADGSELILGSDTAIDVAYTDNRRQITLLQGTVYARVAKNPQRPFVIVTEHGQAQALGTAFSVQRTPQQTAVTVVESRVRSCVPRAVNAPANCVDLGPNQRSVLSAAGVGPVMAVDADDEVAWTQGQLVAKDMPLSVLLQHLNQHHRGLIRYDEAQMRQYRISGVFPLNDAVAALRTIQSAYPIQIGGFTSYYLTVSFAD; this is encoded by the coding sequence ATGATGCAACCGACCGACGAACAAATTAAGGCCGCCATTGAATGGCACCTACACTTTATCGATACCGAACAGGATGCCGCTCAGGATCAGGCTTTTCAAGCTTGGTTAGCGGCTGACGGGCGGCATCAAGCTGCTTGGGCCACCTTGGCCAGTATGCACCAAGGCTGGCAGGCAGGCAGCGAACCGGCGGCTGCTGCCTTACAAAAGCTGGCTGTTTTACAGGCCGAGCCGAATGTGTTTGCTTCGGCGCGGCCTTATTTACGCCAGCAGGCTAAGCGGCATAAGCAGACATTGGCTTCTGCCGTATTGCTGTGCTTGGGCCTTGGGGTGCTGTTGCAAAGCCATTGGGGCACTTGGCTGATGGCCGACCATCGCAGTGGCCTAGGAGAGCGTCAGCAGGTACGCTTGGCCGATGGCAGTGAGCTGATTTTGGGTAGCGACACGGCGATTGACGTGGCCTATACGGATAACCGCCGTCAAATCACCTTATTGCAGGGAACGGTGTATGCGCGCGTGGCTAAAAACCCGCAGCGGCCTTTTGTCATTGTAACCGAACATGGTCAAGCCCAGGCTTTGGGCACAGCCTTCAGCGTACAGCGTACGCCACAGCAGACAGCGGTTACCGTAGTTGAATCGCGGGTGCGCAGCTGCGTGCCTCGGGCCGTGAACGCGCCGGCAAACTGTGTCGACCTTGGGCCGAATCAACGCAGTGTGTTGTCGGCTGCTGGCGTCGGTCCTGTTATGGCGGTGGACGCAGATGATGAGGTGGCTTGGACGCAAGGACAGCTGGTGGCCAAAGACATGCCGCTGTCGGTGTTGCTGCAGCATTTAAATCAGCATCACCGTGGCCTGATTCGTTACGATGAGGCCCAGATGAGGCAATATCGTATCTCCGGCGTCTTCCCCCTTAACGATGCCGTAGCGGCGTTGCGGACCATTCAAAGCGCCTACCCGATTCAGATCGGGGGCTTTACATCTTATTATCTGACCGTCTCGTTCGCTGATTAG
- a CDS encoding RNA polymerase sigma factor, protein MVIQSTLTMPEWDGFYRLHAPWLLQLIRFQTGNVHVAEDITQDTFVKVMVTVSQQTSQAIRENPRALLQVVAKRLFIDKIRHDVIEQGYWASLRDLHGGASEYDVEAHVMAIQTLTSLSQALEQCSDRQKQIFWCFYFEGLKQLDIGHRLGLSLATVKRELSQCLFRCYHIYQAS, encoded by the coding sequence ATGGTGATTCAATCAACCCTGACCATGCCCGAGTGGGATGGCTTCTATCGGCTGCATGCGCCGTGGCTGCTACAGCTTATCCGTTTTCAAACCGGTAATGTGCACGTGGCTGAAGACATCACGCAAGATACGTTTGTAAAGGTGATGGTGACGGTGAGCCAACAAACCTCGCAGGCGATTCGGGAGAATCCGCGTGCCTTATTACAGGTGGTGGCGAAGCGTTTGTTTATTGATAAGATTCGCCATGACGTGATCGAGCAAGGTTATTGGGCTAGCCTGAGAGACTTACACGGCGGGGCCAGCGAATACGATGTTGAGGCGCATGTGATGGCGATTCAAACCCTGACCTCGCTGTCACAGGCGCTAGAGCAGTGTAGCGATCGGCAAAAGCAAATATTCTGGTGCTTCTATTTTGAGGGCCTCAAACAGTTAGACATTGGTCACCGTCTAGGCTTGTCTTTAGCCACCGTTAAGCGCGAGCTTAGCCAATGTTTGTTTCGCTGTTATCATATCTACCAAGCCTCATGA
- the pnp gene encoding polyribonucleotide nucleotidyltransferase has product MFQKIVKSFTYGDQTVTLETGEIARQASAAVKVSMGDTVVLVSVVAAKNVKAGQDFFPLTVDYLERTYAAGKIPGGFFKREGRQSEKEILTSRLIDRPIRPLFPEGFYHDIQVVAMVISMDPEIDSDIPALLGASAAMLLSGVPFAGPIGAARVAYVDGQYVLNPSKTQLVDSQLDLVVAGTEKAVLMVESEANELSEEVMLGAVVYGHDQMQVAIKAINEFADEVNPAVWDWAPQEVNADVAAKVRELAGESVKEAFKIREKQARTQKINEAWAVVEAALITEDTDTLTANQIKGLFKALESDVVRSQILAGEPRIDGRDTRTIRPIDIQTSVLPRTHGSALFTRGETQALAVATLGTQRDEQIIDALSGEYTDRFMLHYNFPPYSTGEVGRMMGPKRREIGHGRLAKRALLAVLPPAEEFSYTMRVVSEITESNGSSSMASVCGGCLALLSAGVPLKDHVAGVAMGLILEDSRFAVLSDILGDEDHLGDMDFKVAGTKNGITALQMDIKIQGITKEIMNVALDQAKEGRMHILAQMAEAVDGPQELSTHAPRLFTMKINQDKIRDVIGKGGETIRGLIKETNTEINIEDDGTIVIAATTQESADEARRRIEEITAEVEVGKTYQGVVVKILDNNVGAIVSVMPGKDGLVHISQIAHERIKNVSDYLKEGQDVTVKAIEVDDRGRVRLSIKALLDAPAAE; this is encoded by the coding sequence ATGTTCCAAAAAATTGTTAAAAGTTTTACCTACGGTGACCAAACCGTTACCCTAGAAACCGGTGAAATCGCGCGCCAAGCGTCTGCTGCGGTTAAAGTTTCTATGGGCGATACCGTGGTATTGGTGAGCGTGGTTGCGGCTAAAAACGTCAAAGCAGGCCAAGATTTCTTCCCTTTGACCGTAGATTACCTAGAGCGTACCTACGCTGCGGGTAAAATCCCTGGTGGCTTCTTCAAGCGTGAAGGTCGTCAAAGCGAAAAAGAAATTTTAACCAGTCGTTTGATCGACCGTCCGATTCGTCCTTTATTCCCAGAAGGTTTCTACCACGACATCCAAGTGGTGGCGATGGTGATCTCTATGGATCCAGAAATTGATTCTGACATTCCTGCCTTGCTGGGTGCTTCTGCCGCCATGTTGCTGTCTGGCGTACCGTTTGCTGGCCCAATTGGTGCCGCGCGCGTGGCCTATGTTGACGGTCAATATGTATTGAACCCAAGCAAAACCCAATTGGTTGATAGCCAATTAGATTTAGTGGTTGCCGGTACTGAAAAAGCCGTATTGATGGTTGAGTCTGAAGCCAACGAATTGTCAGAAGAAGTGATGTTGGGCGCCGTAGTGTACGGTCATGACCAAATGCAAGTGGCGATTAAGGCCATCAACGAATTTGCCGACGAAGTGAACCCAGCCGTTTGGGATTGGGCACCGCAAGAAGTCAATGCTGACGTGGCCGCTAAAGTACGTGAATTAGCCGGTGAGTCTGTAAAAGAAGCGTTTAAAATTCGTGAAAAACAAGCCCGCACCCAAAAAATCAACGAAGCTTGGGCCGTGGTAGAAGCTGCCTTGATTACTGAAGACACCGATACTTTGACCGCGAACCAAATTAAAGGTTTGTTTAAAGCTTTGGAATCAGACGTGGTTCGTAGCCAAATTTTGGCCGGTGAGCCTCGCATTGACGGTCGCGATACCCGCACCATTCGTCCGATCGACATTCAAACCAGCGTGTTGCCACGCACCCACGGTTCTGCTTTGTTTACCCGTGGTGAAACCCAAGCCTTGGCCGTGGCCACTTTGGGCACGCAACGTGACGAACAAATCATTGACGCTTTGAGCGGCGAATACACCGACCGCTTCATGCTGCATTACAACTTCCCTCCGTACTCTACGGGTGAAGTAGGCCGTATGATGGGCCCTAAACGCCGCGAAATCGGTCATGGTCGCTTGGCCAAACGTGCTTTGTTGGCGGTATTGCCTCCTGCTGAAGAATTCAGCTACACCATGCGTGTGGTGAGCGAAATTACCGAATCTAACGGTTCTTCTTCAATGGCCTCTGTATGTGGCGGTTGCTTGGCGCTATTGTCTGCTGGCGTGCCTTTGAAAGATCACGTTGCTGGCGTGGCCATGGGCTTGATCCTAGAAGACAGCCGCTTTGCCGTATTGAGCGACATCTTGGGTGACGAAGACCACTTGGGCGACATGGACTTCAAAGTAGCCGGTACCAAAAACGGTATTACTGCTTTGCAAATGGACATCAAAATCCAAGGCATTACCAAAGAGATCATGAACGTGGCGCTAGACCAAGCCAAAGAAGGCCGTATGCACATCTTGGCACAAATGGCTGAAGCCGTTGACGGCCCGCAAGAGCTGTCTACGCACGCACCTCGCTTGTTCACCATGAAAATTAACCAAGACAAGATCCGTGACGTGATCGGTAAAGGTGGCGAAACCATCCGTGGTTTGATTAAAGAAACCAATACCGAGATCAATATTGAAGACGACGGCACCATCGTGATTGCAGCAACTACGCAAGAAAGCGCTGACGAAGCACGCCGCCGTATTGAAGAAATCACCGCTGAAGTTGAAGTGGGTAAAACCTATCAAGGCGTTGTGGTGAAAATCTTGGACAACAACGTGGGCGCCATCGTGTCTGTGATGCCTGGTAAAGATGGCCTTGTGCACATCAGCCAGATCGCTCATGAACGTATTAAAAACGTGAGCGACTACTTGAAAGAAGGCCAAGACGTGACCGTTAAAGCCATCGAAGTAGATGATCGTGGCCGCGTTCGCTTGTCGATCAAAGCATTGCTAGACGCGCCTGCTGCTGAGTAA
- the rpsO gene encoding 30S ribosomal protein S15, which produces MALTVDQKAQIVKDFQRKEGDTGSSEVQVALLTFRINDLTPHFKANMKDHHSRRGLLHMVSQRRRLLDYLKRTDAEKYRELITRLGLRK; this is translated from the coding sequence ATGGCATTAACTGTCGATCAAAAAGCACAGATTGTAAAAGATTTTCAACGTAAAGAAGGCGATACCGGTTCTAGCGAAGTGCAAGTAGCTTTGTTGACCTTCCGTATCAACGACTTGACCCCTCACTTCAAAGCAAACATGAAAGACCATCACAGCCGTCGTGGTTTGTTGCACATGGTGAGCCAACGTCGTCGTTTACTAGACTACTTAAAACGCACTGATGCTGAAAAATACCGCGAATTGATTACTCGCTTAGGTTTACGTAAGTAA
- the truB gene encoding tRNA pseudouridine(55) synthase TruB, translating to MNQARSKPIKRAVNGVLLLDKALNITSNTALQQVKRLYRAEKAGHTGVLDPLATGLLPICFGEATKFAQYLLDADKAYVASLKFGERTETGDVEGAVVATAAVDFDEAKLQDTLQSFVREIEQLPPMYSALKHQGKALYEYARQGIEIERKKRLITIHRIELLSCALPLASIDVQCSKGTYIRTLAEDIAKAMNTEAHLVGLRRTQTAGFSLDEAHGYEALSQLSEADLDGLLLPCDVLVAHLPRITLDETQVIRLQLGQSVHLAPLCGTITLHRVYSEDERFIGLVNWQANGLLKVARLMSTAAV from the coding sequence ATGAATCAAGCAAGAAGCAAACCCATTAAGCGGGCGGTGAACGGCGTGCTGCTGTTGGACAAGGCCTTAAACATCACCAGTAATACGGCCTTGCAGCAGGTGAAGCGCCTATATCGTGCTGAAAAGGCAGGCCATACCGGCGTTTTAGATCCGTTGGCCACGGGGCTATTGCCCATTTGTTTTGGTGAGGCGACTAAATTTGCCCAGTATTTATTGGATGCAGATAAGGCTTATGTGGCCTCTTTAAAGTTTGGTGAACGAACCGAAACGGGCGATGTAGAAGGCGCTGTGGTGGCCACGGCGGCCGTGGATTTTGATGAAGCCAAGTTGCAGGATACCTTGCAAAGCTTTGTGCGTGAGATTGAGCAGCTGCCGCCCATGTATTCGGCTTTGAAGCATCAGGGTAAGGCGCTGTATGAGTACGCGCGCCAAGGCATTGAGATCGAGCGCAAGAAGCGGTTGATTACCATCCATCGCATTGAGCTCTTGTCGTGTGCCTTGCCCCTCGCCAGCATCGACGTACAGTGTTCTAAAGGCACTTATATTCGCACCTTGGCGGAAGACATTGCCAAGGCGATGAATACTGAGGCGCATTTGGTTGGCCTACGCCGTACCCAAACCGCTGGCTTTAGCCTAGATGAGGCGCATGGCTACGAAGCTCTGAGCCAGCTGTCAGAGGCTGATTTGGATGGCTTATTGCTGCCGTGTGACGTTTTGGTGGCGCATTTGCCACGGATTACCTTAGATGAAACGCAAGTAATACGCTTACAGCTAGGACAAAGTGTGCATTTGGCGCCATTGTGTGGCACAATAACGCTTCACCGAGTGTACTCGGAAGATGAAAGATTCATCGGTTTGGTGAATTGGCAGGCCAACGGCCTGCTTAAAGTTGCCAGATTGATGTCTACCGCTGCGGTTTAA
- the rbfA gene encoding 30S ribosome-binding factor RbfA, with translation MPKHSRGYARVDRVKEQILRELAELIRTGLKDPRAASFITLNEVEVTRDYSHAKVFYTIFDEDKREVTQEALEHAAGYLRSELAKRLTVFNTPQLHFVYDESIERGLHISNLIDQVASDDQAAAQEADDASDVDKDQA, from the coding sequence ATGCCCAAACACAGCCGTGGTTATGCCCGTGTTGACCGTGTTAAAGAGCAGATTTTACGCGAATTAGCCGAGTTGATTCGCACTGGGTTGAAAGATCCGCGTGCCGCCAGCTTCATTACTTTGAATGAAGTGGAAGTGACGCGCGACTACTCTCACGCCAAAGTGTTTTACACCATCTTTGATGAAGACAAACGCGAAGTGACGCAAGAAGCTTTGGAGCACGCTGCGGGCTATTTACGCAGCGAATTGGCCAAACGCTTGACCGTATTTAATACGCCGCAGCTGCACTTTGTTTACGATGAATCGATTGAGCGTGGTCTTCATATCTCTAATCTGATTGATCAAGTGGCCAGCGATGATCAAGCCGCTGCCCAAGAAGCCGATGATGCGTCTGATGTGGATAAGGATCAGGCTTAA
- the infB gene encoding translation initiation factor IF-2: MDSNNVEQLARELNLTPERLLEQLNAAGVRKSTVNDGVSSADKQQLLSFLQQGSGEGQGNNITLMQKKTSEIQTAAGTVQVETRRRRRVAVEPAAIDVEAAKKAQEAVAEQAKAEAASAAKAAQEAAAAKAEAEAKAAAEEAAKRATEAKAAEAKAAPVKAEVKAEPAPAALEPVEAVKPAPAKVAEPVQVISEAERAQREDEAKRAEALRAHQEALLKSKQDREARRVAARQAAEQEAKDASAKKADRSASVTEKAPLAKTGPAAKPAEVKPTVNAVKEVKNDKNERGSWGDNRGGKGRAPAKGKGGARGGDDSRWKTGKRGGGRRHQTRHDENNQHAFNAPTEPVVHEVLVPETISVADLSHKMAVKAVEVIKVLMNMGMMVTINQVLDQETALIVVGEMGHIGKAAEPDDPDAFLMDGEALAEGELLPRPPVVTVMGHVDHGKTSLLDYIRRAKVATGEAGGITQHIGAYHVQTERGVVTFLDTPGHEAFTAMRARGAKATDIVILVVAADDGVMPQTIEAVHHAKAAGVPLVVAVNKIDKESANPEKIRQELVAHEVVPEEWGGPTQFIDVSAKQGLNIDALLEAVLLEAEVLELTAPVEAPAKGIIVEARLDKGRGPVSTLLVQSGTLRKGDMLLAGSAYGKIRAMIDENGKSIDSAGPSIPVEILGLSDVPNAGEDAMVLTDEKKAREVALFRQGKYRDVRLARQQAANLESVFANMGAGEASHLSVIIKADVQGSYEALSSSLQKMSTDEVKVDVLHSGVGGISESDVNLAIASHAVIIGFNTRADAAARKLAEAEGVDIRYYNIIYDAIDDVKAAMSGMLAPEQKEQILGTVEIRQVINVSKVGNIAGCMVTDGLVKRDAMVRLIRNNVVIHTGQLDSLKRYKDDVKEVKQGYECGLMLKNYNEIEVGDQLEVYEMIEVARTL, translated from the coding sequence ATGGATAGTAATAATGTAGAGCAACTGGCAAGAGAATTAAACTTAACACCCGAGCGCTTACTTGAGCAGTTAAATGCAGCTGGCGTGCGTAAAAGCACAGTGAATGATGGTGTTTCTTCTGCAGACAAGCAGCAATTGCTGTCTTTTTTGCAGCAAGGCAGTGGTGAAGGCCAAGGGAATAATATTACCCTGATGCAAAAGAAAACGTCTGAAATTCAAACGGCGGCAGGGACTGTTCAAGTAGAAACGCGCCGTCGTCGTCGTGTGGCTGTAGAGCCTGCAGCGATTGACGTGGAAGCTGCGAAAAAGGCCCAAGAAGCTGTGGCTGAGCAGGCAAAAGCCGAAGCCGCTTCTGCAGCGAAGGCCGCACAAGAGGCTGCTGCTGCAAAAGCAGAGGCCGAAGCTAAAGCAGCTGCTGAAGAAGCTGCGAAGCGTGCAACAGAAGCCAAAGCGGCTGAGGCGAAAGCCGCACCCGTTAAAGCCGAAGTGAAGGCTGAGCCAGCTCCTGCCGCTCTTGAGCCAGTAGAAGCAGTTAAACCAGCGCCAGCCAAAGTGGCTGAGCCTGTGCAAGTGATTAGCGAAGCTGAGCGTGCACAGCGTGAAGACGAAGCCAAACGTGCTGAAGCCTTACGTGCCCACCAAGAAGCTTTGCTTAAGTCTAAGCAAGATCGTGAAGCGCGCCGCGTGGCTGCGCGTCAAGCAGCAGAGCAAGAGGCTAAGGATGCCTCTGCTAAAAAAGCGGATCGCTCTGCTTCTGTGACCGAAAAAGCGCCTTTGGCCAAAACCGGCCCGGCTGCTAAACCTGCTGAGGTTAAGCCGACCGTCAATGCGGTTAAAGAAGTGAAGAACGACAAGAATGAACGCGGCAGCTGGGGTGATAACCGTGGCGGCAAGGGTCGTGCACCTGCTAAAGGCAAGGGCGGCGCTCGTGGCGGCGATGACAGTCGTTGGAAAACAGGCAAGCGCGGTGGCGGTCGTCGTCATCAAACGCGTCACGATGAAAACAACCAGCACGCCTTTAATGCACCGACTGAGCCAGTTGTGCATGAAGTATTGGTGCCAGAAACCATTTCCGTGGCCGACTTGTCACACAAAATGGCGGTTAAAGCCGTTGAAGTGATTAAAGTGCTGATGAATATGGGCATGATGGTGACGATTAACCAAGTATTGGACCAAGAGACCGCCCTGATTGTGGTGGGTGAAATGGGCCATATTGGTAAAGCGGCTGAGCCGGATGATCCTGATGCCTTCTTGATGGATGGCGAAGCCTTGGCTGAAGGTGAGTTATTGCCACGTCCTCCAGTAGTGACGGTTATGGGTCACGTTGACCATGGTAAAACCTCATTGCTAGACTACATTCGTCGCGCCAAAGTGGCTACCGGCGAAGCTGGTGGTATTACTCAGCACATTGGTGCCTACCATGTACAAACCGAGCGTGGTGTGGTGACCTTCTTGGATACCCCAGGTCACGAGGCGTTTACCGCCATGCGTGCCCGTGGTGCCAAGGCTACTGATATTGTGATCTTGGTGGTGGCCGCCGACGACGGCGTGATGCCACAAACCATTGAGGCCGTGCACCATGCGAAAGCAGCGGGCGTGCCTTTGGTGGTAGCCGTGAACAAGATTGATAAAGAGTCAGCCAATCCTGAAAAAATTCGTCAAGAGTTGGTGGCTCATGAAGTGGTTCCAGAAGAATGGGGCGGCCCGACTCAGTTCATCGACGTGTCTGCCAAGCAAGGCCTCAATATTGATGCATTGCTAGAAGCGGTACTGCTGGAAGCGGAAGTGTTGGAATTAACCGCACCGGTTGAAGCACCTGCTAAAGGCATCATCGTGGAAGCCCGTTTGGACAAAGGCCGTGGCCCTGTGTCAACGCTATTGGTTCAATCAGGCACGTTGCGTAAAGGCGACATGCTGCTGGCCGGTTCTGCCTACGGTAAGATTCGCGCCATGATCGACGAAAACGGTAAGAGCATCGACTCTGCTGGCCCGTCTATCCCGGTTGAAATCTTAGGTTTATCTGATGTCCCTAACGCTGGCGAAGACGCCATGGTGTTGACCGACGAGAAGAAAGCCCGTGAAGTGGCCTTGTTCCGTCAAGGTAAATACCGTGACGTACGCTTGGCTCGCCAACAGGCTGCTAACTTGGAAAGCGTGTTTGCCAATATGGGTGCCGGCGAAGCCAGCCACTTATCGGTGATCATCAAGGCCGACGTACAGGGTTCTTACGAAGCCTTGTCTAGCAGCCTGCAAAAAATGTCGACCGATGAAGTGAAAGTGGACGTATTGCACAGCGGCGTAGGCGGTATCAGTGAGTCTGACGTGAACTTGGCGATTGCTTCACACGCGGTCATCATTGGCTTTAACACCCGTGCCGATGCGGCTGCGCGTAAGCTGGCAGAAGCTGAAGGCGTGGACATTCGCTACTACAACATCATCTATGACGCCATCGATGACGTGAAAGCAGCCATGTCAGGCATGTTGGCACCAGAGCAGAAAGAGCAAATCTTGGGTACTGTTGAGATCCGTCAGGTGATTAACGTGTCTAAAGTGGGCAATATTGCTGGTTGTATGGTGACCGATGGCCTAGTGAAACGCGATGCCATGGTACGTTTGATCCGCAACAACGTGGTGATTCACACCGGTCAGCTTGATTCATTGAAACGTTATAAAGATGACGTTAAAGAAGTGAAGCAAGGTTACGAATGTGGTTTGATGTTGAAAAACTACAACGAGATCGAAGTGGGCGACCAGCTGGAAGTTTACGAAATGATTGAAGTGGCTCGTACCCTATAA